A window of Deltaproteobacteria bacterium genomic DNA:
CATTGCAGCTCCCGCCGGATTACCTCCAGCACAGATTCGAAGGATTGGAGAACTTCATGGTTCCAGAAGCGGATGACACGCAATCCCTTTTCCTCCAGAAAAGCGGTCGGTACGTCATCACGTCTCCTGTTTTCTCCATGTTGTCCGCCGTCCACCTCGATCACCAGACATGCTTCATTACAGAAAAAGTCCACCACGTACGGAGGAATCGAGTGCTGGCGGCGGAATTTGTTTCCTGCGAGTCGCCTATTGCGCAGGATCGCCCAAAGATGCGCCTCCGCATCGGTTTGGTCCTTACGGAGATCTCGGGCGAATCGCAGCAGGTGCTTTGGGACCACGTCGGGGCCATGATATCCCTCACCCTGCCCTCTCCCAGAGGGAGAGGGGGATCCTGTTTGGACCTTTTGGT
This region includes:
- a CDS encoding endonuclease domain-containing protein, encoding MNLVFRRFLSNTGLNFFLAFSHHPIEHILRVLGSHRIRCPLIEAKNKDTEKSIQTRGSFLNHQKVQTGSPSPSGRGQGEGYHGPDVVPKHLLRFARDLRKDQTDAEAHLWAILRNRRLAGNKFRRQHSIPPYVVDFFCNEACLVIEVDGGQHGENRRRDDVPTAFLEEKGLRVIRFWNHEVLQSFESVLEVIRRELQ